The proteins below come from a single Acaryochloris sp. CCMEE 5410 genomic window:
- a CDS encoding zinc metalloprotease HtpX: MASLQEDLKAGIAAHQQGQQSQAIQILERVWQAATPGSSVHVQAQMYLIMAHQSCGQLEQALMLCQPLATSPIAQVQEWANQVLPQLQQDQENQIPTATASATAETSVPSPEPSQPSPEFSQKSRSFGGMKLAMVGIGGNLSLASGITISLLFGMVLVLVLGVFLITESDNPGLGLGAAVILTLVINAAVFFFSPFLMDWTQRWLYGTHWITLGELEHLSPETSQILQRICTEKNLKMPRLGMIEDQNPTAFTYGSLPNSARLVVSRGLFTYLDEDEVATVYAHELGHIVHWDFAVMTLASTLVQITYLIYTFASRAGRRGGSSKGKDALQAAAISAYVFYIIGTYLVLYLSRTREYFADHFAAEVTGNPNALSRALVKIAYGIVEEGQRSKEPSRLLEGTRALGIYDAKAATSSGTAYRVASDSSKIGRVFLWDLFNPWAFWMELQSTHPLTGKRVRALSTYAEQLGLDIEFDMGRVVGEGRHLNKQRLYSHFFLDLLLYGAEFIGLGVGLILGLAVGTNPISLMLIGLGIGILAKTFIMYPNFGQAPERDILTLMSDPYASPLRGQPVQLEGQLIGRGDAGYKFGSDLKLQDKSGMLFLRYSSRFGPIGNFLFGMSQVKDLIGTQVGTTGWFRRSIAPWMDLIQLRTDGGRVINSYHRFWSFSFGGFFIVLGLVFNFLLLPGLVG, from the coding sequence ATGGCCTCACTACAGGAAGACTTAAAAGCTGGAATTGCCGCACACCAACAAGGACAACAGTCCCAGGCTATCCAGATTTTAGAGCGTGTGTGGCAAGCTGCCACTCCAGGAAGTTCTGTCCATGTGCAGGCCCAAATGTATCTGATCATGGCTCATCAGAGCTGTGGTCAACTCGAACAAGCTTTGATGCTCTGCCAGCCTCTTGCTACCAGTCCCATTGCCCAAGTTCAGGAATGGGCTAATCAGGTCTTGCCTCAGTTACAGCAAGACCAGGAGAATCAAATTCCAACCGCTACGGCATCCGCTACGGCAGAGACTTCTGTTCCTAGTCCAGAACCTAGTCAACCTAGTCCAGAATTTAGCCAAAAGTCCCGGTCTTTCGGTGGGATGAAACTGGCAATGGTTGGTATTGGTGGAAATCTCAGTTTGGCTTCTGGAATTACCATAAGCCTGCTGTTTGGGATGGTGCTTGTCCTCGTCTTGGGCGTCTTTTTGATCACGGAAAGTGATAATCCAGGCTTGGGACTTGGAGCTGCCGTTATTTTGACTCTTGTTATTAATGCAGCGGTTTTCTTCTTTTCACCCTTTCTCATGGATTGGACCCAGCGGTGGCTTTATGGCACCCATTGGATCACCCTGGGAGAGCTAGAACATCTCAGTCCCGAAACCAGCCAAATTTTGCAGAGAATTTGTACTGAGAAGAATCTGAAGATGCCTCGTTTAGGCATGATTGAAGATCAAAATCCCACCGCCTTTACCTACGGTTCTCTGCCTAACAGTGCACGGCTCGTCGTAAGTCGAGGATTATTCACCTACCTAGATGAAGACGAAGTGGCGACGGTCTATGCCCATGAGTTAGGCCACATCGTCCACTGGGATTTTGCGGTCATGACCTTGGCCTCTACTTTGGTGCAGATCACTTATTTGATTTACACCTTTGCCAGCCGAGCAGGACGTAGAGGGGGAAGCAGTAAAGGAAAAGATGCTTTGCAAGCCGCTGCGATCTCAGCCTATGTCTTCTACATCATTGGCACCTATCTGGTCTTATACCTATCCCGAACTCGGGAGTATTTTGCCGATCACTTTGCGGCAGAAGTAACTGGCAACCCCAATGCCTTATCCCGAGCTTTAGTCAAAATTGCCTACGGAATTGTCGAAGAAGGTCAACGTTCCAAAGAGCCTAGCCGTTTACTGGAAGGAACCCGAGCTTTGGGGATCTACGATGCCAAAGCGGCGACCTCCTCCGGCACGGCCTATCGAGTCGCTTCAGATAGCAGCAAAATTGGTCGTGTCTTTTTGTGGGATCTATTCAACCCCTGGGCGTTTTGGATGGAGCTGCAATCCACCCACCCCCTCACGGGTAAACGCGTTCGAGCCTTGAGTACCTACGCGGAGCAACTGGGTTTGGATATTGAGTTTGATATGGGCCGAGTCGTGGGAGAAGGTCGCCATTTAAATAAGCAACGCCTCTATAGCCACTTCTTCCTAGATTTATTGCTCTATGGGGCCGAATTTATTGGCTTAGGGGTGGGTCTGATTCTAGGACTTGCCGTCGGAACAAATCCCATTTCGTTAATGCTGATCGGTTTAGGGATCGGTATTCTCGCTAAAACCTTCATCATGTATCCCAACTTTGGTCAGGCTCCTGAACGGGATATCTTAACCCTGATGTCGGATCCTTATGCCAGTCCCCTGCGTGGGCAACCCGTGCAGCTTGAAGGTCAACTGATTGGGCGTGGAGATGCGGGCTATAAATTTGGTTCAGATTTGAAACTGCAAGATAAAAGCGGCATGTTATTTCTCCGCTACTCCTCTCGCTTTGGGCCGATCGGCAACTTCCTATTTGGTATGTCTCAAGTCAAGGACTTGATTGGAACCCAGGTGGGCACAACGGGATGGTTCCGTCGCAGTATTGCCCCCTGGATGGATCTTATCCAACTCAGAACAGATGGCGGGCGTGTGATCAATAGCTATCATCGGTTTTGGTCTTTCAGTTTTGGCGGAT